One region of Wolbachia endosymbiont of Drosophila innubila genomic DNA includes:
- a CDS encoding RDD family protein, giving the protein MLHKFFNRLFSIFSSINVIQKVKKDENGICYVTGLRRYISVLLDLIIIVLFLQFCSQAFNQLFTNSEDSKIFSQVAAKSPMQVPLSIEEKAMQSRLVKLMILNQIVQFIMLFCYVIYMWVKFATTPGKLLFGLRVVDAQTFEKMTLKQATKRFFSFILSVAPLFLGFLWSNFNKRCQTWHDKIAGTVVVTSKSLRRQS; this is encoded by the coding sequence ATGTTACATAAATTTTTTAATCGTTTATTTTCTATTTTTTCTTCTATAAATGTTATTCAAAAGGTAAAGAAAGATGAAAATGGGATATGTTATGTAACGGGCCTCAGGCGCTATATATCAGTATTGCTTGATTTAATTATTATCGTTTTGTTCTTGCAGTTTTGCAGCCAAGCCTTTAATCAGCTCTTTACAAACTCAGAGGATAGCAAAATATTCAGCCAAGTTGCTGCAAAATCCCCAATGCAAGTGCCACTTTCTATAGAAGAAAAGGCAATGCAGAGTAGACTTGTAAAATTAATGATTCTAAATCAAATAGTCCAGTTTATTATGCTCTTTTGCTATGTAATATATATGTGGGTAAAGTTTGCTACTACACCTGGAAAACTATTATTTGGGCTTAGAGTTGTGGATGCACAAACTTTCGAAAAGATGACCCTAAAACAAGCAACAAAGAGATTTTTTTCCTTTATATTGTCAGTTGCACCATTGTTCTTGGGCTTTTTATGGTCAAATTTCAACAAACGCTGTCAAACTTGGCACGATAAGATCGCAGGCACAGTGGTTGTCACGAGTAAAAGCCTTAGAAGGCAGAGCTAA
- a CDS encoding replicative DNA helicase, giving the protein MNELANLLSSRSVDKEICKLPHNLEAEQMLIGAMIRDNRICDAVEDTITAENFYDPLHQSIFTQISKTRKHGIVANELSLKMFFENDQAFTECGGVEYLAKLAAKASIALDIYSLTRIIRDTYLRRCLIKLGQEIVGDSYNYDIENPAQAQIEQAMTKLFNLAVKKQGEKTYIKLASSIKDVVEKISTLKNNPEALGVTTGLQDLNQLLGGLQKSDLLILAARPSMGKTALALNIALNACKMLQKRADKQHYVAFFSLEMSAEQLTARLITIDSGISYYKALTGRISDFELHEFINTSTELSELPFIIDDTPALSISALRTRIRLLYQLYNVEVVFIDYLQLIRGTTKRSNENRVQEISEVTQGLKAIAKELNIPIVALSQLSRSVEQRDDKKPQLSDLRDSGSIEQDADIVMFLYREEYYELRKQPSEGNNKHREWQEKMEKIRNIAELVIAKQRNGPIGSVKLYFDSNRGAFKDYTERHSS; this is encoded by the coding sequence ATGAATGAATTAGCCAATCTCCTCAGTTCAAGAAGTGTAGATAAGGAAATATGTAAATTACCGCATAATTTAGAAGCTGAACAGATGCTTATTGGTGCAATGATTCGTGATAATAGAATCTGTGATGCAGTTGAAGACACAATTACAGCAGAAAATTTCTATGATCCACTGCATCAAAGTATTTTTACGCAAATATCTAAAACCAGGAAACACGGTATAGTTGCCAATGAACTGAGCCTCAAAATGTTTTTTGAGAACGACCAAGCGTTTACCGAGTGTGGCGGGGTAGAGTACTTAGCAAAGCTTGCAGCGAAGGCAAGTATTGCACTTGATATTTATAGTTTGACTAGAATAATCCGTGATACTTACTTAAGGAGATGTTTAATCAAGCTCGGGCAAGAAATAGTTGGTGATAGCTACAACTACGATATTGAAAATCCTGCACAGGCGCAAATTGAACAAGCAATGACAAAATTGTTCAATTTGGCAGTAAAAAAACAAGGTGAGAAAACATATATAAAACTTGCAAGTTCAATTAAAGATGTAGTTGAGAAGATCAGCACACTGAAAAATAATCCAGAAGCGCTAGGCGTTACAACCGGACTTCAAGATCTAAATCAGCTTCTTGGTGGTCTACAAAAATCTGATTTATTAATTTTAGCTGCAAGGCCTTCTATGGGTAAAACAGCATTGGCGCTAAACATCGCACTTAATGCTTGTAAGATGTTGCAAAAAAGAGCAGATAAGCAACACTATGTAGCGTTTTTCTCGCTTGAAATGTCAGCAGAGCAATTAACTGCAAGGCTGATCACTATAGATTCAGGGATTAGTTATTATAAGGCATTAACCGGAAGAATTAGTGATTTTGAATTGCATGAATTTATCAATACTAGTACAGAATTATCTGAACTGCCTTTCATCATAGATGACACCCCTGCGCTATCAATTAGTGCCCTTCGCACCAGAATACGCTTGCTGTATCAATTATATAATGTAGAAGTGGTATTCATTGATTATTTGCAGCTAATCAGAGGAACAACAAAAAGGAGTAATGAAAATAGAGTGCAAGAAATCTCGGAAGTGACGCAGGGTTTGAAAGCAATTGCAAAGGAGCTAAATATTCCCATTGTTGCACTATCTCAGCTCTCTCGTTCTGTTGAGCAGAGGGATGATAAAAAACCACAACTTTCTGATTTACGTGATTCAGGGAGCATAGAGCAAGACGCAGATATAGTAATGTTTCTCTATAGAGAAGAATACTACGAATTGAGAAAGCAACCAAGTGAAGGAAACAATAAACATCGGGAATGGCAAGAGAAAATGGAGAAAATTAGAAATATTGCAGAGCTTGTTATTGCAAAGCAGAGGAACGGGCCAATTGGCAGTGTGAAGCTATATTTTGACTCTAACAGAGGTGCATTTAAAGATTACACGGAAAGGCATAGTTCATAG
- the metG gene encoding methionine--tRNA ligase — translation MEQFENFYITTPVYYVNDKPHIGHAYTSLLCDVVARFMKLAGKNVKFTTGTDEHGQKIEKAAKAKEMQPKEFTDEVSVSFKELAKFMNFEYDDFIRTTEERHKKAVIALWNRLEERGQIYLDSYSGWYSVRDEAFYQESELIDGKAPTGAEVQWIKEESYFFRLSNWQEKLLELYKNQPSFIFPESRRNEVISFVRSGLIDLSISRTSFNWGIKVPGNDKHVIYVWIDALTNYLTSIGFPSTEGEEYKRFWAEPETQIPVSSTGMTPNQGKTQIPVSSAANLADNSFNVHVIGKDILRFHAVYWPAILLVADLPLPKQIAVHGWWLNEGEKISKSLGNVIDPIGLAQEFGVDQLRYFLLREASFGQDGNFSKKNMISRINSELANNIGNLVQRTISFLHKQCSGIVPTIDQSLLKGEESLPGCKAILDQVMNHLSKYEFNHIILLIINISSEANAYIDKSAPWTLSKTDRERMNLVIYKLLEYIRIIGILLQPIVPKSAEMILNQLQIPKEQRDLKSLCDACVSSGITLPKPTPVFLRVDAKEEK, via the coding sequence ATGGAACAATTCGAGAACTTTTACATCACCACGCCAGTATATTACGTAAACGATAAGCCGCATATTGGTCATGCATACACTTCTCTCTTGTGTGACGTGGTGGCAAGGTTCATGAAACTAGCTGGGAAAAATGTCAAATTTACCACTGGTACAGATGAACATGGACAAAAAATAGAAAAAGCAGCTAAAGCAAAGGAAATGCAGCCAAAAGAATTTACAGATGAAGTGAGCGTTTCATTTAAAGAATTGGCTAAGTTCATGAATTTTGAGTATGACGATTTTATTCGCACTACGGAGGAACGTCACAAAAAAGCAGTTATAGCTTTATGGAATAGACTTGAAGAGAGAGGGCAAATATATTTGGATTCCTATTCGGGTTGGTATTCAGTTCGTGATGAAGCATTTTATCAGGAGTCAGAGCTGATAGATGGCAAAGCACCAACAGGTGCTGAGGTCCAGTGGATAAAAGAAGAGAGTTACTTTTTTCGCTTATCAAACTGGCAAGAAAAATTACTGGAACTCTATAAAAATCAGCCAAGTTTTATCTTTCCTGAGAGCAGAAGAAATGAAGTGATATCGTTTGTAAGATCAGGGCTCATTGACCTCTCAATCTCTCGCACTAGTTTTAACTGGGGAATAAAAGTACCAGGTAATGACAAACACGTAATCTATGTCTGGATAGATGCATTAACCAATTATCTTACATCAATAGGTTTCCCTAGTACTGAAGGTGAGGAATATAAGAGGTTTTGGGCAGAACCAGAAACACAGATTCCAGTGTCAAGCACTGGAATGACACCAAACCAAGGGAAAACGCAGATTCCAGTGTCAAGCGCTGCAAACCTAGCTGACAACTCTTTCAACGTTCATGTAATCGGTAAAGACATATTGCGCTTTCATGCTGTATATTGGCCAGCGATTCTCCTTGTAGCAGACCTGCCACTGCCAAAACAAATTGCAGTTCATGGTTGGTGGTTGAACGAGGGAGAGAAAATATCCAAGTCCCTTGGTAATGTCATAGATCCAATTGGCCTCGCTCAAGAGTTTGGTGTTGATCAGCTACGCTATTTTCTCCTCAGGGAAGCAAGCTTCGGCCAAGATGGCAACTTTAGTAAGAAAAATATGATCAGCCGGATAAATTCAGAACTGGCAAACAACATAGGCAATTTAGTACAAAGAACAATTTCATTTTTACACAAGCAATGTTCTGGAATTGTACCAACAATCGATCAAAGCCTACTTAAAGGTGAAGAAAGTCTTCCAGGTTGCAAAGCTATACTCGATCAAGTGATGAATCACCTATCAAAGTATGAATTTAACCATATCATACTTCTAATCATCAACATCTCTTCTGAAGCAAATGCCTACATAGACAAAAGTGCACCCTGGACACTAAGCAAAACTGACAGAGAGCGCATGAATTTAGTAATTTACAAGTTACTGGAATATATCAGGATAATAGGCATTTTATTGCAGCCAATCGTTCCCAAGTCAGCAGAGATGATACTAAATCAACTGCAAATTCCGAAAGAACAACGAGATTTAAAATCTTTGTGCGACGCGTGCGTAAGTTCAGGCATAACATTGCCTAAACCTACGCCGGTTTTTTTGAGGGTTGATGCTAAAGAGGAGAAATAG
- a CDS encoding TrbC/VirB2 family protein, with product MRNFLVILFIVFYAFDAHADGATDVMCNVIGYVHGIGGPMITVVIIGSSLLAIFGRMPWLALFALGMFVAVFFGAPQIVTKVTEKEVCCLFKGQTLENGKCVAAPGYERVGTGYACRSGWALTNKGYCIKAGQDPSKYWK from the coding sequence ATGAGAAATTTTCTTGTAATTCTATTTATAGTTTTCTATGCATTTGATGCACACGCTGATGGAGCAACAGATGTAATGTGTAATGTAATAGGTTACGTTCATGGAATAGGTGGACCAATGATTACAGTGGTAATAATTGGTTCAAGCTTACTTGCAATATTTGGCAGAATGCCTTGGCTTGCACTTTTCGCACTGGGTATGTTTGTTGCTGTGTTTTTTGGTGCTCCTCAAATTGTAACAAAGGTAACAGAAAAAGAAGTTTGTTGTCTTTTTAAAGGTCAAACCTTGGAGAATGGAAAGTGTGTTGCTGCTCCTGGATATGAACGTGTAGGTACAGGTTATGCTTGTCGTTCCGGTTGGGCGCTAACTAATAAAGGCTACTGTATAAAAGCTGGCCAAGATCCTTCAAAGTATTGGAAGTGA
- the ubiG gene encoding bifunctional 2-polyprenyl-6-hydroxyphenol methylase/3-demethylubiquinol 3-O-methyltransferase UbiG — MLGIVSIASDHAGYELKSEIKPYLEALGYRVVDQGCTAKQKCVDYPNYAVKVVEDITSKKANYGILICGTGLGMSTVANRFEGIYAALCNSVEIAKLAREHGNANVLCLGAGFTASGLAKDIVKQFLETEFSKESRHKKRLDKLSNITSKKKKTKTYNEDEISKFAKMAGQWWDENGKFKPLHIMNPVRVSYIIEKIKELKKCNLKELSLLDVGCGGGILSESMARVGINVVGIDVCEENIKVAHSHAKKVGLNIEYIHTSIEELSNDKKYDVVLLMEVVEHVDNLELFMKKAIELLKPEGLIFISTINRTIKSFCLAIIGAEYILNWLPKGTHNWNKFLKPSEIANHLRENNVTLQNMAGMEYNVIKREWNLTKGVDVNYILCGLLDLTL; from the coding sequence ATGTTAGGTATAGTATCAATTGCCTCAGATCATGCTGGTTATGAATTAAAATCAGAAATAAAACCTTACCTGGAAGCCCTAGGTTACAGAGTAGTAGATCAAGGCTGCACTGCTAAGCAAAAGTGTGTAGATTACCCAAACTATGCTGTTAAAGTTGTAGAAGATATAACAAGCAAAAAAGCAAATTATGGGATATTAATTTGTGGTACAGGTTTGGGCATGAGTACTGTGGCAAATCGTTTTGAAGGAATCTACGCTGCTTTATGTAACAGTGTTGAGATCGCAAAATTAGCTCGCGAGCATGGCAACGCAAATGTACTGTGTCTTGGTGCAGGATTTACTGCGAGTGGATTAGCAAAAGACATAGTCAAACAATTCCTCGAAACAGAATTTTCAAAAGAAAGCAGACATAAAAAACGCCTTGATAAACTCAGCAATATAACCTCTAAGAAAAAAAAAACAAAAACTTATAACGAAGATGAAATATCAAAATTCGCTAAAATGGCAGGCCAGTGGTGGGATGAGAACGGCAAATTCAAACCATTGCACATAATGAATCCTGTTAGAGTATCTTACATTATTGAGAAAATAAAAGAGTTAAAAAAATGCAATTTGAAAGAATTATCATTGCTTGATGTTGGATGCGGTGGTGGCATTTTGTCAGAGTCAATGGCACGCGTTGGCATTAACGTTGTGGGAATAGATGTATGTGAAGAAAACATAAAAGTAGCGCATTCACATGCAAAAAAAGTAGGGTTAAATATAGAATATATACACACCAGCATTGAAGAGCTAAGCAATGACAAGAAGTACGACGTGGTTCTGCTGATGGAAGTAGTTGAACATGTGGATAATTTAGAGCTTTTCATGAAAAAAGCGATAGAACTGCTAAAACCGGAGGGGTTAATCTTTATATCCACAATAAATAGAACTATTAAATCCTTTTGTCTTGCAATAATTGGTGCAGAGTACATATTAAATTGGCTGCCAAAAGGTACACATAACTGGAATAAATTTCTCAAGCCGTCAGAAATTGCAAATCACTTAAGAGAAAATAATGTAACGCTGCAAAACATGGCTGGCATGGAGTACAACGTAATAAAGCGTGAGTGGAATCTAACTAAAGGCGTGGATGTTAATTATATACTCTGCGGTTTGTTAGATTTAACTCTATAA
- the dnaG gene encoding DNA primase: MDHIDIIKSKLLLSDLVGKKVRLIKRGDSFVGLCPFHNEKTPSFSVSNTKGLYYCFGCLASGDAFEFISQTEGLSFKEALEKLALVTGVELPKNLSITKEDNKLFLALDLAANWFAQKNQGVVDYLKQRKILPKIIDKFKIGYAPSSGLKEYLNSSGIEDKILIDIGLVNKNFHDYFYDRLIFPIQSIAGRVIGFGGRALSSEQQPKYLNSPESQLFKKRENLYGLNFALSEIRKKQHILVVEGYMDAIALHQAGISNAVAPLGTAISAEQIKNLWRFAKEISICMDGDSAGRHAATRVAELALLILEPGYTLKFVTLPSNKDPYDICNELEYKKEDVLTALDHSTKLHSEYLWHHIIDSNLQNYEKLAPEKYSILEHKFMEYVNTISNSSIRRYYRDYFYNKASELRSSFKKQIFNSKTRATKGEYLHNKSPELIEAEQNQAVILRIAVEFPEILNRPIFFEQFSHFEFTNEMKRLQQRIIDVISNKSNLDKEALLQELKQFNVIKYVFEKTSVLNSQLNERKSAEIVWNNIVLLKELNALRKERTEARLSGNLDLEERLIEQIKQIESSIQEMQMEFIEK, from the coding sequence ATGGATCATATAGATATTATAAAATCAAAATTATTATTATCCGACCTAGTAGGTAAAAAAGTCAGATTAATAAAAAGAGGAGATAGTTTTGTTGGGCTCTGTCCATTTCATAACGAAAAAACCCCATCTTTTTCGGTGAGCAATACTAAGGGGTTATATTACTGTTTTGGTTGCTTGGCTAGTGGTGATGCATTTGAATTTATTTCACAAACTGAAGGATTAAGCTTTAAAGAAGCATTGGAAAAATTAGCATTGGTTACAGGTGTTGAACTGCCCAAAAATCTTAGTATTACAAAAGAGGACAATAAACTATTTTTAGCGCTTGATTTAGCTGCAAATTGGTTTGCACAAAAAAATCAAGGTGTTGTAGATTATTTAAAGCAGCGTAAGATTTTACCTAAAATCATAGATAAATTTAAGATAGGTTATGCACCAAGCTCTGGTTTGAAAGAGTATTTAAACTCTTCAGGTATTGAAGACAAAATTTTAATTGATATTGGATTAGTAAACAAAAATTTTCATGATTATTTTTATGACCGGCTGATATTTCCTATACAGAGCATTGCAGGGAGAGTTATTGGTTTTGGCGGACGTGCGCTAAGTTCTGAGCAACAGCCGAAATATTTAAACAGTCCAGAGAGTCAGCTCTTCAAGAAGAGGGAGAATTTATACGGATTAAACTTTGCTTTAAGCGAAATACGTAAAAAACAGCACATACTCGTTGTTGAAGGATATATGGACGCTATAGCGCTACATCAAGCGGGAATTAGTAATGCAGTTGCTCCGCTTGGTACCGCAATTTCTGCAGAACAGATAAAAAATCTATGGAGATTTGCTAAAGAAATCTCCATCTGTATGGATGGCGATAGTGCTGGACGTCATGCTGCTACTCGAGTTGCAGAACTTGCTCTGCTAATATTAGAGCCTGGATACACGTTAAAGTTTGTGACTTTGCCGAGTAATAAAGATCCATACGATATATGTAACGAACTGGAATACAAGAAAGAAGACGTGTTGACTGCTCTTGACCATTCAACAAAACTGCATTCTGAATATTTATGGCATCACATAATCGATAGCAATTTGCAAAATTATGAAAAACTTGCTCCGGAAAAATATTCAATTCTTGAGCACAAGTTCATGGAATATGTAAATACTATTAGCAACAGCAGTATTAGAAGGTATTACAGAGATTATTTTTACAATAAGGCTAGTGAACTAAGAAGTAGCTTCAAAAAACAGATTTTTAATAGTAAAACTAGAGCAACAAAAGGTGAGTATCTTCATAACAAGTCTCCAGAGCTAATTGAAGCAGAGCAAAATCAGGCCGTAATTTTGCGTATAGCCGTAGAATTTCCTGAAATCTTGAACCGTCCTATATTTTTTGAGCAATTTTCTCATTTTGAATTTACTAATGAGATGAAAAGATTACAACAGCGTATAATTGATGTAATAAGTAACAAAAGCAACCTCGATAAAGAGGCTTTGTTACAAGAATTGAAACAGTTTAACGTTATAAAGTATGTATTTGAAAAAACTAGTGTACTAAATAGCCAACTGAACGAGAGAAAATCTGCAGAAATTGTGTGGAATAATATAGTGTTACTAAAAGAGTTAAATGCATTACGAAAAGAAAGAACCGAAGCGAGGCTGAGCGGTAATCTTGACTTAGAGGAAAGGTTGATAGAACAAATAAAGCAAATAGAAAGCAGTATACAAGAAATGCAAATGGAGTTTATTGAAAAGTAG
- a CDS encoding Fic family protein, whose product MNWKNFRLSTCLNLEGPVIEQVYELITAVDSVKNSWQITKKLLPQTIERLTHSVIVTSSGASNRIEGNRLTDKEVEDLYKNLRVKKFKNRDEQEIAGYLEMLTLIFHDYTDIPISESSILHINNQMLLYSEKDLYHRGKYKASSNRVEAKDQNGKVVGIIFDPTPPYLVRKEVQELIDWYHWSLNNKFKHPLIIIANFVFEYLAIHPFQDGNGRTSRLMTNLMLLQQGYDFVSIVSHEKIIETNKLDYYLALNKTQSSWKSGKEDISPWLIFFLNVLKTQANEAHYILERENTEYLLSRKQLFFWEWALSLADKEFSRKDAIEALGFPPRTVEAITKKLLGMKYLQRLGEGKATRYKVII is encoded by the coding sequence ATGAACTGGAAGAATTTTCGTCTTAGTACGTGTCTCAACCTAGAAGGGCCTGTAATTGAGCAAGTGTACGAGTTAATTACTGCAGTTGATAGTGTTAAAAATAGCTGGCAGATAACGAAAAAACTACTACCACAAACAATTGAAAGATTAACTCATTCAGTTATTGTTACATCTTCTGGCGCTTCTAACCGTATTGAAGGAAATCGTCTAACCGATAAAGAAGTTGAGGATCTATATAAAAACCTACGTGTCAAAAAATTTAAAAATAGAGATGAGCAAGAAATTGCTGGCTACTTAGAAATGCTTACACTAATATTTCATGATTATACGGATATTCCAATTAGTGAGTCATCAATATTGCACATTAACAACCAGATGCTACTTTATAGTGAAAAAGATTTGTATCATAGAGGAAAATACAAAGCAAGTTCTAATAGAGTTGAGGCAAAAGATCAGAATGGAAAAGTTGTTGGTATAATTTTTGATCCCACACCACCTTACCTTGTTAGAAAGGAAGTACAAGAGCTTATTGATTGGTATCACTGGTCCTTAAATAATAAATTTAAGCATCCTCTTATTATTATTGCTAACTTTGTTTTTGAGTATCTGGCAATACACCCTTTTCAAGATGGGAATGGCAGAACTAGTAGATTGATGACTAATTTAATGCTGTTGCAGCAGGGTTATGATTTTGTATCTATTGTATCACATGAAAAGATAATTGAAACTAACAAACTTGATTACTATTTAGCGCTTAATAAAACACAAAGTAGCTGGAAAAGTGGCAAAGAAGATATTTCCCCGTGGTTAATATTTTTTCTTAATGTACTCAAAACGCAAGCAAATGAGGCGCATTATATTCTTGAGAGGGAGAATACTGAATATTTATTATCAAGAAAACAATTGTTCTTCTGGGAATGGGCACTTAGCCTTGCAGATAAAGAATTTAGTAGAAAAGATGCTATAGAAGCTCTAGGATTTCCTCCAAGAACAGTAGAGGCAATTACAAAGAAACTGCTAGGGATGAAATACTTACAGCGTCTTGGAGAAGGCAAAGCCACTAGATATAAAGTTATTATTTAA
- a CDS encoding efflux RND transporter periplasmic adaptor subunit: MQLFLTRLINKFYCLKMRNKVIIISSIAFILLFFISSAFLKKDQAVHSDNATSSFSVKTQECAPQNRTIYLNFSGTVNPLHRASLVSKISGKIIAIYLPDGEKVKRDDVVLKIEDYNRIEQAQKAKALLKQREIEYDSSHKLNKKGYGAQIQVEAAFTALQSAKADLKRLELDLENTAVTSPIDGYIDKINANEGDFVNAGQKIADVVNFDQILVVLYVSENEVNKIELGSTAQINLLDGKELAGEVSFISKIAEPKTGSYRVEVKVTNNKMISLQGLTANVRLPSGERFAYKVPSSALSLSDEGALGIKIVDDNNYVVFAPIEIVDHESDGVWIVANNEDKPIKLIVLGHLFVKPGDKV; encoded by the coding sequence ATGCAGTTGTTTCTAACAAGATTGATCAACAAATTCTATTGTTTAAAGATGAGAAATAAAGTAATCATCATTTCCAGTATTGCTTTTATTCTACTGTTTTTTATCAGCAGTGCATTTTTAAAAAAAGATCAGGCGGTTCATAGCGATAATGCAACTAGTAGCTTTTCAGTAAAAACTCAAGAATGTGCGCCGCAAAACCGCACTATATATTTAAATTTTTCTGGTACAGTAAATCCCTTACATAGAGCTAGCCTTGTCTCAAAAATAAGTGGTAAGATTATTGCTATTTATTTACCTGATGGTGAAAAGGTAAAAAGAGATGATGTAGTGTTAAAGATAGAAGATTATAACAGGATTGAGCAAGCTCAGAAAGCCAAAGCTTTATTAAAGCAGCGTGAAATTGAGTATGATTCCTCTCACAAACTGAATAAAAAAGGCTATGGGGCACAAATACAAGTAGAAGCAGCTTTTACTGCGTTACAAAGTGCAAAAGCTGACCTAAAAAGGCTAGAATTGGATTTAGAAAATACTGCAGTCACATCTCCTATAGATGGTTATATTGATAAAATCAATGCAAACGAAGGGGATTTTGTTAATGCTGGGCAAAAAATAGCTGACGTGGTTAATTTCGATCAAATTCTTGTAGTGTTATACGTTTCGGAAAATGAAGTAAATAAAATAGAGCTAGGCAGCACAGCTCAAATTAATTTGCTGGACGGAAAAGAATTGGCAGGTGAAGTAAGTTTTATTAGTAAAATTGCTGAGCCTAAAACTGGGTCTTATAGGGTAGAAGTAAAGGTAACTAATAATAAAATGATATCCTTGCAGGGACTAACTGCCAACGTAAGGCTACCTTCAGGCGAAAGATTTGCATATAAAGTTCCTTCTTCAGCCCTGAGCTTAAGTGACGAGGGTGCTCTTGGAATAAAGATTGTTGATGACAATAATTATGTAGTATTTGCACCAATAGAAATTGTTGATCATGAGAGCGATGGGGTTTGGATAGTAGCAAATAACGAAGATAAACCCATAAAGTTAATAGTATTGGGCCACCTATTTGTTAAGCCTGGTGATAAGGTTTAA
- a CDS encoding FtsB family cell division protein, with protein sequence MLISKKKQKLLCLSAALLISSLTLYFSISTITGKRGLLTLIDLKKEIEYNKLLLKDVSSEKEKLDNKVFGLYEKSLDLDLLDEQAKNALGYVNPNELMVVLDVE encoded by the coding sequence GTGCTTATATCTAAAAAGAAGCAAAAATTACTGTGTTTAAGCGCAGCCTTACTCATTTCTTCCCTTACATTATATTTCAGCATTAGCACAATTACAGGTAAACGTGGCTTATTGACGTTAATCGATTTAAAAAAAGAAATCGAGTACAATAAACTTTTGCTAAAGGATGTCTCTTCTGAAAAGGAAAAGTTGGACAACAAAGTATTTGGCTTATATGAAAAAAGCTTAGATTTAGATCTGCTTGATGAGCAAGCAAAAAATGCTTTAGGTTATGTGAACCCTAATGAACTTATGGTTGTTCTTGACGTGGAATAG
- the ykgO gene encoding type B 50S ribosomal protein L36, protein MKVKGSLKSHRNRDKNCKVVKRGGKIYIINKVKPRCKARQGS, encoded by the coding sequence ATGAAAGTCAAAGGGTCGCTAAAATCTCATCGTAACAGAGATAAAAATTGTAAAGTTGTGAAAAGGGGTGGTAAGATTTACATTATAAATAAGGTAAAGCCAAGGTGTAAAGCGCGTCAAGGTTCTTAG
- a CDS encoding pyruvate, water dikinase regulatory protein, translated as MTLKKLNLHLVSDSSGETVISVAKSALKHFRSVETIEYVWSFVKGEEQIDKILEEINRKSDEHNFVICTITDDELRKYLKDNCIKLKIPYRAILSHIIREISSYLEIEKDEKLDLHTEINNEYFQRIEAINYTINHDDGQNIQDIDKADIILVGVSRTSKSPTSTYLAYRGYKVANIPFVSGVPFYVDLAKLKNKLAIGVTIDVSRLIEIRKNRLTSINNEDNNIYANPEKVEKEIKEAEELFKQNNWPIIDVTQKSIEEVSATIIQYFNKMLSID; from the coding sequence ATGACCCTTAAAAAGCTTAATCTACACTTAGTATCAGATTCAAGTGGTGAAACTGTTATATCAGTTGCAAAATCAGCTCTGAAACACTTTCGTTCTGTAGAAACGATCGAATATGTTTGGTCTTTTGTAAAAGGAGAAGAGCAGATTGACAAAATTCTGGAGGAAATTAATAGGAAAAGTGATGAGCATAATTTTGTTATATGCACTATTACTGATGATGAGCTAAGAAAATATCTAAAAGATAACTGTATAAAGTTGAAAATTCCCTATAGAGCAATATTATCACATATTATTAGAGAAATTTCGTCTTATCTTGAAATTGAAAAAGACGAAAAGCTTGACTTGCATACTGAGATAAATAACGAATATTTTCAGCGCATTGAGGCAATAAACTACACTATTAATCATGATGATGGACAAAATATTCAAGATATTGATAAAGCAGATATAATTTTGGTTGGAGTTTCACGTACATCAAAATCTCCCACCAGTACGTATTTAGCTTACCGAGGCTATAAAGTTGCAAATATTCCTTTTGTTAGTGGAGTACCCTTTTATGTTGACTTGGCAAAATTAAAAAATAAACTAGCGATAGGGGTAACAATAGACGTAAGTAGGCTAATAGAAATACGCAAAAATAGACTTACTTCAATTAACAACGAAGATAATAATATATATGCTAACCCTGAGAAAGTAGAAAAGGAAATTAAAGAAGCAGAGGAGCTCTTTAAACAGAATAACTGGCCAATTATCGATGTCACGCAAAAGTCGATCGAAGAAGTATCAGCAACAATTATACAATATTTTAATAAAATGTTATCAATTGACTAA